A genomic segment from Candidatus Binataceae bacterium encodes:
- the ffh gene encoding signal recognition particle protein has product MFDTLSDRLDGVFRKLKGQGRITERNIEEALREVRLALLEADVNIKVVRDFIEHVKTKALGQEVLRSLTPEQHLIKFVYNELALAMGGQARELDLKVKPPVKIVLVGLQGSGKTTSAAKLARWLKLERKRHPLLASTDVYRPAAMEQLRVLGGQIGVPVVESHENEDPIEIATRALARAEAGGHDALLIDTAGRLQIDEELMEELARLKAATNPHHIIFVADSMTGQEAANVAAGFHERLGISGVILTKLDSDARGGAALSVRTVTGAPILFAGISEKLDGFEIFYPDRLAQRVLGMGDVLTLIEKAQQNYDQAKAKELERKFKKNEFTITDFAEQLKAIKKMGSLGDLIGMIPGLKKMASQADTEHANVELKRIQAIISSMTNQERENHLIINGRRRARIASGSGTSVQDVNRFLKQFEQTRKVMKKITKMGAGKMMMRGLGLGS; this is encoded by the coding sequence ATGTTTGACACGCTCAGTGACCGTCTCGACGGCGTTTTCCGCAAGCTCAAGGGCCAGGGCCGGATTACAGAGCGCAACATCGAAGAGGCGTTGCGCGAAGTCCGCCTTGCGCTGCTCGAAGCCGACGTCAATATCAAGGTCGTCCGCGACTTCATCGAGCATGTAAAAACCAAGGCACTCGGGCAGGAAGTGCTGCGTTCGCTGACTCCCGAGCAGCACCTGATCAAGTTCGTCTACAACGAACTGGCGCTGGCGATGGGCGGTCAGGCGCGCGAACTCGATCTCAAAGTCAAGCCGCCCGTTAAAATCGTCCTCGTCGGACTCCAGGGCTCGGGCAAGACGACCTCGGCGGCCAAGCTCGCGCGATGGCTCAAGCTCGAGCGCAAACGGCATCCGCTGCTGGCCTCGACTGACGTGTACCGCCCCGCCGCGATGGAGCAGTTGCGGGTGCTCGGCGGTCAGATCGGCGTTCCCGTGGTTGAAAGCCATGAGAATGAAGACCCGATCGAGATCGCGACGCGGGCGCTGGCGCGCGCCGAAGCCGGCGGACATGACGCGCTGTTGATCGATACCGCCGGCCGCCTGCAAATCGACGAAGAGCTGATGGAAGAGCTGGCGCGCCTCAAGGCCGCGACCAATCCGCATCATATTATTTTCGTTGCCGATTCGATGACAGGCCAGGAAGCCGCCAACGTGGCGGCCGGGTTCCATGAACGGCTCGGAATCTCGGGCGTGATCCTGACCAAGCTCGATTCCGATGCGCGCGGCGGCGCAGCGCTCTCGGTGCGTACGGTAACGGGCGCGCCGATTCTGTTCGCCGGTATCAGTGAAAAACTCGACGGCTTCGAGATTTTCTATCCTGATCGCCTGGCCCAACGCGTCCTCGGCATGGGCGACGTGCTGACGCTCATCGAGAAGGCGCAGCAGAATTACGATCAGGCCAAGGCCAAGGAACTCGAGCGCAAGTTCAAGAAGAACGAGTTCACGATCACCGACTTTGCCGAGCAGCTCAAGGCGATCAAGAAGATGGGCTCGCTGGGCGATTTGATCGGCATGATCCCGGGCCTGAAGAAGATGGCGTCTCAGGCTGATACAGAGCACGCCAATGTCGAGCTAAAGCGCATCCAGGCAATCATCAGCTCGATGACGAACCAGGAGCGCGAGAATCATTTGATCATCAACGGACGGCGCCGCGCGCGAATCGCTTCAGGCAGTGGAACGTCAGTCCAGGATGTAAATCGATTTCTGAAACAGTTCGAGCAAACGCGCAAGGTGATGAAGAAAATCACCAAGATGGGGGCCGGAAAAATGATGATGCGCGGGCTCGGTCTCGGGAGTTAA
- the rpsP gene encoding 30S ribosomal protein S16: MALVIRLRRHGSRKKPYYRIVVADSHSPRDGRFVEQVGTYDPAFNPPKVTLKQEETDKWIKAGARPSETVRKLIKQASSASASA; encoded by the coding sequence ATGGCACTTGTGATCAGGTTGCGGCGTCACGGAAGCCGCAAGAAACCGTACTACAGGATCGTGGTGGCGGACTCGCACTCACCGCGCGACGGTCGTTTTGTCGAGCAGGTCGGCACCTACGACCCCGCGTTCAATCCGCCCAAGGTCACCCTCAAACAGGAAGAGACCGACAAATGGATCAAAGCTGGCGCACGGCCCAGCGAAACCGTAAGGAAGCTTATAAAGCAAGCCTCGAGCGCATCGGCCTCCGCCTGA
- a CDS encoding KH domain-containing protein, translating into MKDLVQFLAQQLVNNPDAVEVKETQGDTASVLELRVAKEDLGRVIGKQGRTAKSIRTILNAVASRTNRKVVLEIIEEK; encoded by the coding sequence ATGAAAGATCTCGTTCAGTTCCTCGCACAACAGCTGGTAAACAATCCGGACGCGGTGGAGGTGAAAGAGACGCAGGGGGACACTGCCTCGGTTCTCGAACTGAGGGTGGCGAAAGAGGACTTGGGACGGGTCATCGGCAAGCAGGGCCGCACCGCGAAATCGATTCGCACGATTCTGAACGCGGTTGCGTCGCGCACCAATCGCAAGGTGGTTCTGGAAATCATCGAAGAGAAGTAA
- the rimM gene encoding ribosome maturation factor RimM (Essential for efficient processing of 16S rRNA), which translates to MLRLGRIIGAHGLKGALRFRPDNPDSETIAKGSRIQLDLNGNASEYEVAGITSLGRGVRRLELVGVADANAAEALTSATVLIDETGLPAAKPGEFYYHEILGCEVFLEDGTRLGLIEEVFSAGANDVLVVRGGGREVLVPVIADVVKSMDIPAGRMTIVAVPGLLD; encoded by the coding sequence ATGCTTCGCCTCGGGCGCATAATCGGCGCGCACGGCCTCAAGGGCGCGCTGCGCTTTCGTCCCGACAATCCAGATTCGGAAACGATCGCAAAGGGCTCGCGCATCCAACTCGACCTGAACGGCAATGCGAGCGAATACGAGGTCGCCGGGATCACGAGCCTCGGCCGCGGCGTGCGACGGCTCGAGCTGGTCGGCGTCGCCGATGCTAACGCGGCCGAGGCGCTCACCAGCGCGACCGTCCTGATCGATGAGACCGGGCTTCCCGCGGCAAAACCCGGCGAGTTCTACTATCACGAGATCCTCGGCTGCGAGGTTTTTCTCGAAGACGGCACTCGTCTCGGCCTGATCGAGGAAGTATTCTCGGCGGGCGCGAACGATGTATTGGTGGTGCGCGGGGGCGGGCGCGAGGTGCTGGTGCCAGTCATCGCAGACGTCGTGAAATCGATGGACATCCCGGCGGGACGGATGACGATCGTGGCCGTGCCCGGCCTGCTCGATTGA
- the trmD gene encoding tRNA (guanosine(37)-N1)-methyltransferase TrmD: MEFHVITLFPEMFDPPLRAGMIGRAIDAGTLKLRAHPLRPFGLGNYRQVDDSPYGGGSGMVMRPEPIAAAIEAVEAECPGLWKILMTPQGEVFDQALARELADKRPGLMLIAGRYEGIDERVRAMVDQEISIGDYVLSGGELPAMVVIEAVGRLVPGVLGNPDSLAEESFAAPMLEYPHYTRPEEFRGMRVPEILLSGDHGKIRAWREDQARIRTARRRPDLLRRKP; the protein is encoded by the coding sequence ATGGAATTCCACGTCATCACGCTTTTCCCCGAGATGTTCGATCCTCCGCTGCGGGCCGGCATGATCGGGCGCGCGATCGACGCGGGAACGCTCAAGCTGCGTGCGCATCCGCTGCGTCCCTTCGGCCTAGGCAATTATCGCCAGGTCGATGACTCGCCCTACGGCGGCGGCAGCGGGATGGTGATGCGGCCGGAGCCGATCGCGGCGGCGATCGAAGCCGTTGAAGCGGAATGTCCCGGGCTCTGGAAAATCCTGATGACGCCGCAGGGCGAGGTCTTTGACCAGGCGCTCGCGCGCGAGCTTGCCGATAAGCGGCCTGGCCTGATGCTGATTGCAGGGCGCTACGAAGGAATCGACGAGCGCGTGCGCGCTATGGTTGACCAGGAGATTTCAATCGGTGACTACGTGCTGAGCGGCGGCGAGCTACCCGCAATGGTCGTGATCGAGGCGGTGGGGCGGCTGGTGCCGGGCGTGCTTGGAAATCCCGACTCGCTCGCCGAAGAGTCGTTCGCTGCGCCGATGCTCGAGTATCCGCACTACACGCGGCCCGAGGAATTCCGCGGGATGCGCGTGCCGGAGATCCTGCTCAGCGGCGATCACGGCAAGATTCGCGCATGGCGCGAAGACCAGGCTCGCATCCGCACCGCGCGGCGCCGTCCCGACCTGCTGCGCCGGAAGCCGTAG
- a CDS encoding RNA methyltransferase, whose translation MADLYVALIHHPVVDRNGAIVTSAITSLDIHDIARAARTYEVRNVFVVHPVGEQRNFAASVVDHWKFDFGRAHDSRRREALERVRIVTDLDSAIAEAEKISGARPRIIHTSARTTGGTSYSELRTMMESADAPPMMLLLGTGFGMAASVAQRADIILAPVLGPGDYNHLSVRSAAGIILDRLRGH comes from the coding sequence GTGGCCGATCTTTACGTCGCGCTGATTCATCATCCGGTGGTCGATCGCAACGGGGCGATCGTCACGTCGGCTATCACCAGCCTCGATATCCACGACATCGCGCGCGCCGCGCGAACCTACGAGGTGCGCAACGTGTTCGTCGTGCATCCGGTCGGAGAGCAGCGGAACTTCGCCGCGAGCGTAGTCGATCACTGGAAGTTCGATTTCGGCCGCGCCCACGATTCGCGTCGCCGCGAGGCTCTCGAGCGCGTGCGAATCGTCACGGACCTCGATAGCGCGATTGCCGAAGCTGAAAAGATCTCCGGCGCCCGCCCGCGAATCATCCACACCTCGGCCCGCACCACGGGCGGCACGAGTTACAGCGAACTCCGCACCATGATGGAATCCGCCGACGCACCGCCGATGATGCTCCTGCTAGGCACTGGCTTCGGCATGGCCGCCTCGGTGGCGCAACGCGCCGACATCATCCTCGCGCCGGTCCTGGGCCCCGGCGACTACAATCACCTGTCGGTCCGCTCAGCGGCCGGCATTATCCTCGACCGCCTTCGCGGCCACTGA
- a CDS encoding HEAT repeat domain-containing protein — protein sequence MKHQTPVTRRFDELVLKRAARGQVFAEALLREGIDLMLAGEVDIGKSHLRDYIKGTIGFEKLGPAIGAQPKSLIRMFGSSGNPQARNLFKVLSYLQKKAGVEFRVAATSARQRNHERGFTMPTPRHEIPEWLELTHSAEVRDRRWALHALCPCELKSHAPKVWRRVLQMVNDPDPSVRRRIIHVLCDGSPAIYQSEIVRALEDRYNDPDRSVRRMARHVLARYRHSGNLNTL from the coding sequence TTGAAACACCAAACGCCAGTCACGCGCCGCTTCGACGAACTGGTGCTGAAGCGTGCCGCCAGGGGCCAAGTCTTCGCCGAGGCTCTCTTACGCGAAGGGATCGATCTGATGCTGGCAGGTGAAGTGGACATCGGCAAGTCGCACCTGCGCGATTACATCAAGGGGACAATCGGATTCGAGAAACTCGGCCCCGCGATCGGCGCACAGCCGAAGAGTCTGATTCGAATGTTCGGCAGCAGCGGCAACCCGCAGGCGCGCAATCTCTTTAAGGTTCTGAGCTATCTTCAGAAAAAAGCCGGAGTTGAATTTCGCGTCGCAGCAACCTCCGCTCGACAGCGCAACCACGAAAGGGGATTTACGATGCCCACACCTCGACACGAAATTCCGGAGTGGCTGGAGCTTACGCATAGTGCCGAGGTTCGTGATCGGCGGTGGGCGCTTCACGCGCTTTGTCCTTGCGAATTGAAGTCGCATGCGCCGAAAGTGTGGCGGCGCGTCCTTCAGATGGTTAACGATCCGGATCCGAGCGTTCGACGCAGAATCATTCACGTGCTCTGCGACGGCTCGCCGGCGATCTATCAAAGCGAGATCGTTCGCGCGCTCGAAGACCGCTACAATGATCCCGATCGCTCGGTGCGCCGCATGGCCCGCCACGTGCTCGCTCGATATCGGCACAGCGGAAATCTGAACACGCTCTGA
- a CDS encoding DUF302 domain-containing protein has translation MDLQESGLIKIASPRTFAETLGRIEAALKAAGLTIFAIVDHSGAAQKIGLKMPPTQVIIFGSPKAGTPLMVASPTIAIDLPLKALVAEDESGKVWVTYNDPNYLKQRHQTPDHLIANLAGAGALLQKAIG, from the coding sequence ATGGATTTGCAGGAGAGCGGCCTGATCAAAATTGCGAGCCCGCGCACGTTCGCAGAGACGCTCGGTCGGATCGAGGCCGCATTGAAAGCAGCAGGCCTCACGATTTTCGCGATCGTCGACCATAGCGGCGCGGCCCAGAAGATCGGTCTGAAGATGCCTCCAACGCAGGTTATCATCTTCGGCAGCCCGAAAGCGGGCACGCCGTTGATGGTGGCATCGCCAACGATCGCGATCGATCTGCCGCTGAAGGCATTAGTAGCGGAAGACGAGTCGGGCAAAGTGTGGGTGACATACAACGATCCCAACTATCTGAAGCAGCGTCATCAGACCCCCGACCATTTGATCGCCAACCTCGCCGGCGCGGGCGCACTGCTGCAGAAGGCGATCGGGTAG
- the rplS gene encoding 50S ribosomal protein L19, giving the protein MSTVIQKLEERVLRKDLPEFRVGDMLRLHVKVVEGDKERLQVFEGTVIKLNRAGSRTTFTVRKVSYGVGVERIFPLHSPRLDKIQVLSRSRVRRAKLYYLRNLKGKAARLDTAS; this is encoded by the coding sequence ATGAGTACCGTAATCCAGAAGCTCGAAGAGCGAGTGCTGCGCAAGGACCTGCCCGAATTCCGCGTCGGCGACATGCTGCGCCTGCACGTCAAAGTCGTCGAAGGCGACAAGGAACGTCTCCAGGTTTTCGAGGGCACTGTAATCAAGCTGAATCGCGCGGGCAGCCGCACCACCTTTACCGTGCGCAAAGTATCTTACGGCGTTGGCGTCGAGCGTATCTTCCCGCTCCATTCGCCAAGGCTCGACAAGATCCAGGTGCTGAGTCGCAGCCGGGTGCGCCGCGCGAAACTTTACTATCTCCGCAATCTTAAGGGTAAGGCGGCGCGTCTCGATACTGCGAGCTGA
- a CDS encoding polymer-forming cytoskeletal protein, translated as MQSTQIPHDAGMAWVEERTRVAVGRNVNVSGKLIFHEPVRIEGRFRGEVRSAELVVIAEEALIEGKVQAPRLLVMGELRGDIVGCERAVIGPRGRVYGNIAVRNLTISEGAWIEGHIQMSNVTVEP; from the coding sequence ATGCAATCGACTCAAATTCCGCACGACGCGGGGATGGCGTGGGTTGAAGAACGCACGCGCGTCGCGGTCGGCCGCAACGTCAACGTCTCAGGCAAGCTGATATTTCATGAACCGGTGAGAATCGAGGGACGATTTCGCGGCGAGGTGCGCTCGGCGGAGCTGGTAGTGATCGCCGAAGAGGCGTTGATCGAAGGCAAAGTGCAGGCGCCGCGGCTGCTCGTGATGGGCGAGCTGCGTGGCGATATCGTCGGATGCGAGCGCGCGGTGATCGGTCCGCGCGGCCGCGTTTACGGCAATATCGCGGTGCGCAACCTGACGATTTCCGAAGGGGCATGGATCGAGGGTCACATCCAGATGAGCAATGTGACCGTCGAGCCGTAG
- a CDS encoding dipeptide ABC transporter ATP-binding protein: MASGAIAAVSGAPLVRVEKLSKEFPAGQTGLFGGKLFLKAVAGVDLEIMPGETLGLVGESGSGKSTLGRLILKLIEPTAGRVIFEGRDLASLTRADLRALRRQMQLVFQDPYSSLNPRMRVRAIVGEGIEIHKLARGREKEDRIIELLRMVGMGPDAADRYPHEFSGGQRQRIGIARALAVSPRFVVLDEPVSALDVSIQAQIINLLQDLQERLNLTYLFIAHDLRVVEHISRRVAIMYLGKIVEIASRDEIYANPRHPYTRALLSAIPTIDAAVRPERIKLPGEMPSPLNPPSGCAFHPRCPYAKDECRAVEPRLETGKGGHAVACHVFPAP; the protein is encoded by the coding sequence ATGGCTTCCGGAGCCATCGCGGCGGTCTCCGGCGCGCCGCTCGTGCGCGTTGAGAAACTCAGCAAGGAATTTCCTGCCGGGCAGACGGGTCTCTTCGGCGGCAAGCTTTTTCTCAAGGCCGTCGCGGGTGTCGATCTCGAGATCATGCCGGGCGAGACGCTGGGCCTCGTCGGCGAGTCGGGGTCGGGCAAATCAACGCTCGGCCGGCTGATCCTGAAGCTGATCGAGCCGACCGCGGGCCGCGTCATTTTCGAGGGCCGCGATCTCGCCTCGCTGACGCGTGCTGATTTACGCGCGCTGCGCCGGCAAATGCAGCTCGTCTTCCAGGATCCATATTCGTCCCTCAATCCGCGGATGCGCGTGCGCGCGATCGTCGGGGAGGGAATCGAGATTCACAAGCTCGCGCGCGGCCGCGAGAAAGAAGACCGCATCATCGAGCTGCTCAGAATGGTCGGGATGGGTCCCGATGCCGCGGATCGCTATCCGCACGAGTTCTCCGGCGGCCAGCGTCAGCGTATCGGAATCGCGCGTGCGCTCGCGGTGAGTCCGCGTTTCGTCGTGCTCGATGAGCCAGTCTCGGCGCTCGACGTTTCGATTCAGGCGCAAATCATCAACCTGCTGCAGGATCTGCAGGAGCGGCTCAACCTGACGTATCTTTTCATCGCGCACGACCTGCGCGTCGTCGAGCACATCAGCCGCCGCGTCGCGATCATGTACCTCGGCAAAATCGTCGAGATCGCGAGCCGCGATGAAATTTATGCGAACCCGCGGCATCCGTACACGCGCGCTCTCTTGTCGGCGATTCCGACCATCGATGCCGCCGTGCGGCCTGAGCGCATCAAGCTACCCGGTGAGATGCCGAGTCCGCTCAATCCGCCGTCGGGCTGCGCCTTCCATCCACGATGCCCTTATGCGAAAGATGAATGCAGGGCCGTGGAGCCTCGGCTCGAGACTGGCAAGGGCGGACATGCCGTCGCCTGCCACGTGTTCCCGGCACCCTGA
- a CDS encoding ABC transporter ATP-binding protein, producing the protein MQPLLEVKSLRTSFFTEAGEVRAVDGVSFDVYPGKLMGIVGESGSGKTASVLSLMRLLPESARIVGGEVRFEGRDLTKISESEMRAIRGAKIAMIFQEPMSSLNPVFTIGNQIGEAIRLHQRTVRAETRNRTIEALRMVGIADPERRVDDYPHQLSGGMRQRVMIAMALSCNPKLLIADEPTTALDVTIQAQILDLIRDLQSRLDLAVILVTHDLGVVAEYADDVTILYAARVMEQAPCAELFKNPLNPYTRGLLDSIPGIDGQHQHRLRAIPGTIPSALNPPSGCRFHPRCPLAIDQCAAAQPPLETKGPNHDVACIRV; encoded by the coding sequence GTGCAGCCGCTGCTCGAAGTAAAATCGCTCCGCACCTCGTTCTTCACCGAAGCGGGCGAGGTCCGCGCCGTCGATGGCGTCAGCTTCGATGTCTATCCGGGCAAGCTGATGGGGATCGTCGGCGAGTCGGGCTCGGGCAAGACCGCGAGCGTGCTTTCGCTGATGCGCCTGTTGCCGGAGTCGGCGCGAATCGTCGGCGGCGAGGTGCGCTTCGAAGGCCGCGACCTGACGAAAATTTCGGAGTCCGAGATGCGCGCCATTCGCGGCGCGAAAATCGCGATGATCTTCCAGGAGCCGATGTCGTCGCTGAACCCCGTCTTCACGATCGGCAACCAGATCGGCGAGGCGATTCGGCTTCATCAGCGGACCGTGCGTGCCGAGACGCGCAATCGAACGATCGAGGCGCTGCGCATGGTCGGGATCGCCGACCCCGAGCGCCGCGTCGACGACTATCCGCATCAGCTTTCCGGCGGGATGCGCCAGCGCGTGATGATCGCGATGGCGCTGTCGTGCAATCCAAAACTGCTCATCGCCGACGAACCGACCACCGCGCTCGACGTGACGATCCAGGCGCAGATCCTCGATTTGATTCGTGACTTGCAGTCACGCCTCGATCTCGCGGTGATTCTGGTCACGCACGATCTGGGCGTGGTTGCCGAATACGCCGACGATGTCACGATTCTCTACGCCGCGCGCGTGATGGAGCAGGCGCCGTGCGCCGAGCTATTCAAAAATCCGCTCAACCCGTACACACGCGGGCTGCTCGATTCGATTCCGGGCATCGACGGCCAGCATCAGCATCGCCTGCGCGCGATTCCCGGCACGATCCCGAGCGCGCTCAACCCGCCGTCGGGATGCAGGTTCCATCCGCGATGTCCGCTCGCGATCGACCAGTGCGCCGCGGCACAGCCGCCGCTCGAAACCAAGGGTCCGAATCACGATGTCGCCTGTATCCGCGTCTGA
- a CDS encoding ABC transporter permease yields MSAPATTMPELQSAAGATIVRGGLAREWRLASRTVRLSAMCLVLFYLFAAASPFFAPYDPGDQNRRMPDCPPMRIHLSAPSDWSEGFFWTNPMHMVDPQERTYAPDTSRRTYIHLFSGGHLFTTDSAKEPYYLFGSDGLGRDLYSRIVYGARVSMCIGLIGVLISFSLGIVVGSLSGYVGGLTDNLIMRWSEIEMSLPSFYFLLALAAVIPPAISSATRFFLIVAIMSFISWAGLARVIRGMASSVRSLPYVEAARALGGSRWLIITRHIMPSVMGYAIVAATLSIPGYILGESALSLLGLGIQEPTPSWGNLLSAAQDPQNLAHYPWILIPGVFIFLTVMSFNFLGDHLRDRIDPSNAR; encoded by the coding sequence ATGAGCGCGCCCGCGACCACGATGCCCGAGCTGCAGAGCGCCGCCGGCGCGACGATCGTTCGCGGCGGCCTCGCGCGCGAGTGGCGGCTCGCCTCGCGCACGGTGCGGCTTTCGGCGATGTGCCTCGTGCTGTTCTACTTGTTCGCCGCGGCCTCGCCGTTTTTCGCGCCATACGATCCCGGCGACCAAAATCGGCGAATGCCGGATTGCCCGCCGATGAGAATTCACCTGAGCGCGCCGTCGGACTGGTCGGAAGGTTTCTTCTGGACCAATCCGATGCACATGGTCGATCCCCAGGAGCGCACCTACGCGCCCGACACCTCGCGCCGCACTTATATCCACCTTTTTTCCGGCGGACATCTCTTCACGACCGATTCCGCGAAGGAGCCATACTATTTATTCGGCAGCGACGGACTCGGCCGCGATCTCTACTCGCGAATTGTTTACGGCGCGCGCGTCAGCATGTGTATCGGGCTCATCGGCGTGTTGATCAGCTTCTCGCTCGGGATCGTCGTGGGCTCGTTGTCCGGTTATGTCGGCGGACTTACCGACAATCTGATCATGCGCTGGTCCGAGATCGAGATGTCGCTGCCATCCTTCTACTTCCTGCTCGCGCTCGCCGCGGTGATTCCGCCGGCGATCAGCTCGGCCACGCGATTTTTTCTGATCGTCGCAATCATGAGCTTCATAAGCTGGGCCGGACTCGCGCGCGTGATTCGCGGAATGGCGTCTTCCGTGCGCTCACTGCCCTATGTGGAAGCTGCGCGCGCGCTCGGCGGCTCGCGATGGCTGATCATTACACGGCACATCATGCCGTCGGTGATGGGTTACGCGATCGTTGCGGCGACACTTTCGATCCCGGGCTACATCTTGGGCGAGAGCGCGCTGTCATTGCTGGGACTCGGAATCCAGGAGCCCACGCCGAGCTGGGGCAACCTGCTGTCTGCCGCACAGGATCCGCAAAACCTTGCGCACTATCCATGGATCCTGATTCCCGGCGTTTTCATTTTCCTCACCGTGATGTCGTTCAACTTTCTCGGTGACCATCTGCGCGATCGGATCGATCCGTCCAACGCCCGCTGA
- a CDS encoding ABC transporter permease — protein MSRFLIRRLLNMIPLMLGITFISFCAMSLVPGDFVSNLKMNPKITPEVIHQLQVQFGLDKPLLVRYGKWLWGVMHLDLGYSLQYRVSVTSLIAARAFNTVILALASMVFSWVLAVPIGIIVAVRQNSIWDRVLSFFAFLGMSIPNFFLAFLMVDLAMHLGKPWLPPGGTFSVDYDQLDFVNRVADRINHLILPVFVLGVSGMAGLMRLMRSQILEIKNSEFVRTARAKGLSERIVIYKHVLRNALNPFVTMAGYSLGDLLGGAALVEAVMNLQGLGLLLLNAVRSLDIYLVMGSVLIGTVLLLVGNLLADIALVAVDPRVDFSSVASE, from the coding sequence ATGTCACGCTTTCTAATCCGCCGCTTGCTCAACATGATCCCGCTCATGCTCGGGATCACGTTCATCTCGTTCTGCGCCATGTCGCTGGTGCCGGGCGATTTCGTCTCGAACCTCAAGATGAATCCCAAGATCACGCCCGAGGTGATCCATCAACTCCAGGTCCAGTTCGGACTCGATAAGCCGCTGCTCGTCCGCTATGGGAAATGGCTGTGGGGCGTGATGCACCTCGACCTCGGCTATTCTCTGCAGTACCGGGTGAGCGTGACGAGCCTCATCGCGGCGCGCGCTTTCAACACCGTGATTCTGGCCCTCGCCAGCATGGTCTTTTCGTGGGTGCTCGCGGTTCCGATCGGAATCATCGTCGCGGTGCGGCAGAACTCGATCTGGGATCGCGTGCTCTCGTTCTTCGCCTTTCTCGGCATGTCGATTCCCAATTTCTTTCTCGCCTTCCTGATGGTCGACCTCGCGATGCATCTGGGAAAACCCTGGCTGCCGCCGGGCGGAACTTTTTCCGTCGATTACGACCAGCTCGATTTCGTCAACCGCGTCGCCGATCGAATCAACCACTTGATATTGCCGGTGTTCGTGCTCGGCGTTTCGGGGATGGCTGGCCTGATGCGCCTGATGCGCTCGCAGATCCTTGAGATCAAGAATTCCGAATTCGTCCGCACGGCGCGCGCCAAGGGACTCTCCGAGCGAATCGTGATTTACAAGCACGTGCTGCGCAATGCGCTGAATCCCTTCGTCACGATGGCCGGATATTCGCTCGGCGATCTGCTCGGCGGCGCCGCACTCGTCGAAGCCGTGATGAATCTGCAAGGCCTCGGCCTCCTGCTGCTCAACGCGGTGCGCTCGCTCGATATTTACCTCGTGATGGGCTCGGTGCTGATCGGCACGGTGCTCCTCCTCGTCGGTAATCTACTCGCGGATATTGCGCTGGTCGCCGTCGATCCGCGCGTCGATTTCTCTTCGGTGGCATCGGAATGA